A part of Kineosporia sp. NBRC 101731 genomic DNA contains:
- a CDS encoding aminoglycoside phosphotransferase family protein yields the protein MESITKNRQSPATLRAMTARAYGAGMVPAGDDWVEELGHGWFNVVYRIRLVDGRSVVLKIAPPPHIEVMSYERAAMATELAALQLIRDKTEVPVPAVDFADRSHELCDADYFFMSYVDADNFGILRQEGSLSPQDENTYREAVGALNRELNEVRGPWFGALEGPGHPTWRACFTGLLEGVLGDGERRGVDLGYGYDVVREAIAARAGTLDAVTEPRFVEWDLFPNNAMVRDGRIVSVIDHERAFYGDPLIEAGFVGLDLPGAFGDPAAFLRGYGWGDFTDDERQRRWLYSLYLVLIMIIETNYRGHTTTTQYDWCRERLVELMG from the coding sequence GTGGAGAGCATCACGAAGAACCGGCAGTCACCGGCCACGCTACGGGCCATGACCGCCCGCGCCTACGGGGCCGGAATGGTGCCCGCGGGGGACGACTGGGTGGAGGAACTGGGTCACGGGTGGTTCAACGTGGTCTACCGGATCCGGCTCGTGGACGGCCGGTCGGTGGTGCTGAAGATCGCGCCGCCGCCGCACATCGAGGTGATGAGTTACGAGCGGGCGGCCATGGCTACGGAACTAGCTGCGCTGCAACTGATCCGGGACAAGACCGAGGTGCCGGTCCCGGCCGTCGACTTCGCCGATCGTAGCCACGAACTGTGCGACGCGGACTACTTCTTCATGTCCTACGTGGACGCCGACAACTTCGGCATCCTGCGGCAGGAGGGAAGTCTGTCGCCGCAGGACGAGAACACCTACCGGGAGGCGGTCGGCGCTCTCAACCGTGAGCTCAACGAGGTGCGCGGGCCCTGGTTCGGTGCGCTGGAGGGGCCGGGGCACCCCACCTGGCGGGCCTGTTTCACCGGCCTGCTCGAGGGTGTGCTGGGAGACGGCGAGCGTCGCGGCGTCGACCTGGGGTACGGGTACGACGTGGTGCGGGAGGCCATCGCGGCCCGGGCCGGCACCCTCGACGCGGTGACCGAACCGCGCTTCGTGGAGTGGGACCTGTTCCCCAACAACGCCATGGTACGCGACGGGAGGATCGTCAGCGTCATCGACCACGAACGGGCTTTCTACGGGGACCCGCTGATCGAGGCCGGTTTCGTCGGGCTGGATCTGCCGGGGGCCTTCGGTGACCCGGCGGCCTTCCTGCGGGGCTACGGGTGGGGCGATTTCACCGACGACGAGCGGCAGCGGCGCTGGCTGTACAGCCTGTACCTGGTGCTCATCATGATCATCGAGACGAACTACCGCGGGCACACCACCACGACGCAGTACGACTGGTGTCGCGAGCGGCTCGTGGAGCTCATGGGTTAG
- a CDS encoding MFS transporter yields the protein MAGLVLVSIGMWSGLFGPIQVLLAEQAQALAPGHKEAALSLVTGVGAAVSTVLNPVWGAFSDRTTLHRGRRLPWVLGGAAGGVVAMLLLSGAGSILEMTLAWALAQAALNAMLAAITATVPDQVPAGERGGVGGALAVAQTLGVVGGTGIAAATGSTAAGYLTLAGVLVVTTTPYALNARDRAIGREERPPLALKDFWVSPRRHPDFGWAWITRFLMNLGNALLILYLLYYLKDAVGLPDDEADGTVFALTAVYGLCTVVTASVGGYWSDRAGRRKVFVIWSGLITAAALLLFALAPTLASTLGPPMPAVWAGAVALGVGFGAYTAVDFALVTQVLPTADDRARDLGVINIATALPQVLAPVLAAGVLGLGLGYTGLYLLAALVSVLGSVLVVRIRSVV from the coding sequence GTGGCAGGGCTGGTCCTGGTCAGCATCGGCATGTGGTCCGGCCTGTTCGGCCCGATCCAGGTGCTGCTGGCCGAACAGGCCCAGGCTCTCGCGCCCGGTCACAAGGAAGCGGCGCTCTCCCTGGTGACGGGGGTCGGTGCCGCCGTGTCGACCGTGCTCAACCCGGTCTGGGGCGCCTTCTCCGACCGCACCACCCTGCACCGGGGTCGTCGCCTGCCCTGGGTGCTCGGCGGCGCCGCGGGTGGGGTGGTCGCGATGCTGCTGCTGTCGGGGGCCGGCTCGATCCTGGAGATGACCCTCGCCTGGGCCCTGGCCCAGGCCGCCCTCAACGCCATGCTCGCGGCGATCACCGCGACCGTGCCCGACCAGGTGCCGGCCGGCGAGCGCGGCGGTGTCGGGGGAGCGCTCGCCGTGGCCCAGACCCTCGGCGTCGTGGGCGGCACCGGGATCGCGGCCGCCACCGGCAGTACCGCCGCCGGATACCTGACCCTGGCCGGGGTTCTCGTCGTGACCACGACTCCCTACGCACTCAACGCGCGTGACCGGGCCATCGGGCGGGAGGAACGTCCACCCTTGGCTCTGAAGGATTTCTGGGTGTCACCGCGCCGGCACCCGGACTTCGGCTGGGCCTGGATCACCCGGTTCCTGATGAACCTCGGCAACGCCCTGCTCATCCTCTACCTGCTGTACTACCTGAAAGATGCGGTGGGGTTGCCCGACGACGAGGCCGACGGAACGGTTTTCGCCCTGACCGCGGTCTACGGCCTGTGCACGGTGGTGACGGCGTCCGTGGGCGGCTACTGGTCGGACCGGGCCGGGCGGCGCAAGGTCTTCGTGATCTGGTCGGGCCTGATCACGGCGGCCGCACTGCTGCTGTTCGCCCTGGCCCCGACGCTGGCCTCGACCCTGGGCCCGCCGATGCCGGCGGTCTGGGCGGGAGCGGTCGCACTGGGCGTCGGCTTCGGCGCCTACACCGCGGTAGATTTCGCTCTCGTGACCCAGGTGCTGCCCACGGCCGACGACCGCGCCCGGGACCTCGGGGTCATCAACATCGCCACGGCCCTGCCCCAGGTGCTCGCCCCGGTACTGGCGGCGGGGGTGCTGGGCCTGGGCCTCGGCTACACCGGCCTGTACCTGCTGGCGGCCCTGGTCAGCGTGCTCGGGTCGGTGTTGGTGGTGCGGATCCGGTCGGTGGTCTGA
- a CDS encoding TetR/AcrR family transcriptional regulator, with the protein MARWEPDARGRLQQAAMELFQERGYGEVTVAQIADRAGLTKRTFFNHFADKREVFFANAQMFEESVLGHLEAAAPDLGPIDAVVLALTHAGLELAPYYEFAKARIAVLAVTPELQERDLVKSAGTAVAVAQVLGRRGVPERTATFAAQAALSIFSVAAAEWITHPTADFPALMQKALGEFRESLSSG; encoded by the coding sequence ATGGCACGGTGGGAACCGGACGCGCGTGGGCGTCTGCAGCAGGCGGCCATGGAGCTGTTCCAGGAACGCGGGTACGGCGAGGTGACCGTCGCGCAGATCGCCGACCGGGCCGGGCTGACCAAGCGCACGTTCTTCAACCACTTCGCCGACAAGCGCGAGGTCTTCTTCGCCAACGCCCAGATGTTCGAGGAGAGCGTGCTGGGCCACCTGGAGGCCGCGGCCCCCGATCTGGGCCCGATCGACGCGGTCGTCCTGGCCCTCACCCACGCCGGACTGGAACTGGCGCCCTACTACGAGTTCGCCAAGGCCCGGATCGCCGTGCTCGCGGTCACCCCGGAACTCCAGGAACGCGACCTGGTCAAGTCGGCCGGGACGGCTGTGGCGGTAGCTCAGGTACTGGGCCGCCGGGGTGTGCCGGAACGCACCGCCACCTTCGCCGCGCAGGCCGCCCTGTCGATCTTCTCGGTCGCCGCGGCCGAATGGATCACCCACCCCACGGCCGACTTTCCCGCGCTGATGCAGAAGGCACTCGGCGAGTTCCGCGAAAGTCTCTCCAGTGGCTAG
- a CDS encoding GH1 family beta-glucosidase: MKLPRNFVFGTSTAAYQIEGAVDEDGRGRSIWDTFTAQPGRIADGSSGAVACDHYHRWPEDLELLKRLGAGGYRFSVAWPRIQPTGSGPVNGPGLDFYDQLVDRLLEAGIAPMATLYHWDLPQGLEDAGGWLMRDTALRFGEYAAIVAGRLGDRVTHWCPVNEPNVMTLQGYAQTELAPGRGLLFDALPAVHHALLAHGLAVQAIRARGTGAVGTATNHFPVWPATGSENDAAAAQALDVLWNRLFADPILLGRYPEGLEPHNSGPDDLALIGAPLDFYGVNYYNPAGVRAAPSGAPLPFEYTGVPGHPTTDFGWPVVPQGLTDVLVDLKDRYPHLPPVIVTENGCSYATGPDENGVVDDQARIDYLDAHLRAVADAVDQGVDVRGYYCWSLLDNFEWADGYTQRFGLVHVNFETLVRTPKRSFAWYAEKIRAHRETAP, translated from the coding sequence GTGAAACTGCCACGGAACTTCGTGTTCGGCACCAGCACGGCGGCCTACCAGATCGAGGGCGCGGTCGACGAGGACGGCCGGGGTCGCAGCATCTGGGACACCTTCACCGCGCAACCGGGACGCATCGCCGACGGCAGTAGCGGCGCGGTGGCATGTGACCACTACCACCGCTGGCCCGAAGATCTCGAGCTGCTGAAGCGACTCGGCGCCGGGGGCTACCGGTTCTCGGTCGCCTGGCCCCGGATCCAGCCGACCGGCTCGGGCCCCGTCAACGGCCCCGGTCTGGACTTCTACGACCAGCTCGTCGACCGCTTGCTGGAGGCGGGGATCGCGCCGATGGCCACGCTCTACCACTGGGACCTACCCCAGGGGCTTGAGGACGCGGGTGGCTGGCTGATGCGTGACACGGCCCTGCGGTTCGGGGAGTACGCGGCGATCGTGGCCGGGCGCCTGGGCGACCGGGTGACCCACTGGTGCCCGGTGAACGAGCCCAACGTCATGACGCTGCAGGGCTACGCGCAGACCGAACTCGCGCCGGGCCGGGGCCTGCTGTTCGACGCGCTGCCCGCCGTGCACCACGCCCTCCTGGCCCACGGCCTGGCCGTGCAGGCCATTCGCGCTCGGGGAACGGGGGCGGTCGGCACCGCGACCAACCACTTCCCGGTCTGGCCGGCGACCGGCAGCGAGAACGACGCGGCGGCGGCGCAGGCCCTCGACGTGCTGTGGAACCGCCTGTTCGCCGACCCGATCCTGCTGGGCCGCTATCCCGAGGGCCTGGAACCGCACAACTCCGGCCCGGACGACCTGGCCCTGATCGGCGCACCCCTCGACTTCTACGGCGTGAACTACTACAACCCCGCGGGTGTGCGGGCCGCCCCGTCCGGTGCCCCGCTGCCGTTCGAGTACACCGGGGTACCCGGCCACCCGACCACCGACTTCGGCTGGCCGGTCGTGCCCCAGGGCCTGACCGACGTGCTCGTCGACCTGAAAGACCGCTACCCGCACCTGCCCCCGGTGATCGTGACGGAGAACGGCTGTTCCTACGCCACCGGGCCGGACGAGAACGGCGTGGTGGACGACCAGGCCCGCATCGACTATCTCGACGCGCACCTGCGGGCCGTCGCCGACGCGGTGGACCAGGGGGTGGACGTACGCGGCTACTACTGCTGGTCGCTGCTGGACAACTTCGAGTGGGCCGACGGGTACACGCAGCGGTTCGGCCTGGTGCACGTGAACTTCGAGACCCTTGTGCGCACCCCGAAGCGATCCTTCGCCTGGTACGCCGAGAAGATCCGGGCCCACCGCGAAACCGCGCCGTGA
- a CDS encoding DUF2332 domain-containing protein, with the protein MITNKKGADPHGPRARTLAAVYRAFGEDDGTSPLYRRIALALSASDEALRAIEQAPVRRRQPALILAALHDLALSGQAPELAEIYTAPVGHVAPDHDDPDDPDDHVRPTPESHPRQPDPAAVAVGTLLRQSAAVAAIAAARRVRTLQTARCAVLYPAAAEAAHRAGATAVALIDMDCSTGLNLQVDQCGIAYDNGQVRGDTLSPVQLSARIVGDRPLPERAFPEVVTRIGIDPDPLDLSAGARPGTGSHTGIDARSDPDDARWLHACLAPDRPGQAADLRAQLTLAARTKPHLLRGEALDLLPDALAQVPTGVLPIVTTTWALSRHRPEKRRRFRQLLEEAGRPVAWVSAEGVGVAPGIPTFGDRPASGHSIVGLALFGSSPHSEALGRCWSRGRLLSWTAG; encoded by the coding sequence ATGATCACGAACAAGAAGGGGGCCGACCCTCATGGCCCTCGCGCCAGGACTCTGGCCGCGGTCTACCGGGCTTTCGGCGAGGACGACGGCACCTCGCCGCTGTACCGGCGCATCGCCCTGGCCCTGAGTGCGTCGGACGAGGCCCTGCGGGCGATCGAGCAGGCGCCCGTTCGCCGCCGGCAGCCCGCGCTGATCCTGGCCGCGCTCCACGACCTCGCGCTCTCCGGGCAGGCCCCGGAGCTGGCCGAGATCTACACCGCTCCCGTCGGCCATGTCGCTCCGGACCACGACGACCCCGACGACCCCGACGACCATGTCCGGCCGACCCCGGAAAGCCATCCGCGACAACCCGATCCGGCCGCCGTCGCTGTGGGCACCTTGCTGCGCCAGAGCGCCGCGGTCGCCGCCATCGCTGCTGCCCGGCGGGTCCGGACACTCCAGACCGCCCGCTGCGCCGTGCTCTACCCGGCCGCGGCCGAGGCGGCCCACCGAGCCGGCGCCACGGCCGTGGCACTGATCGACATGGACTGCTCGACGGGCCTGAATCTCCAGGTCGACCAGTGCGGCATCGCGTACGACAACGGGCAGGTCCGGGGCGATACCTTGTCCCCGGTGCAGCTTTCGGCCCGCATCGTGGGCGACCGCCCCCTCCCCGAACGTGCTTTCCCCGAGGTGGTCACCCGGATCGGCATCGATCCCGATCCCCTCGACCTCTCCGCCGGCGCTCGGCCCGGTACCGGGTCACACACCGGCATCGACGCCCGCTCCGACCCCGACGACGCCCGATGGCTGCACGCCTGCCTGGCCCCCGACCGACCCGGCCAAGCCGCTGACCTCCGGGCCCAGCTGACACTGGCCGCCCGCACGAAACCGCACCTTCTTCGGGGCGAGGCCCTCGACCTGCTCCCCGACGCCCTCGCGCAGGTGCCCACCGGCGTCCTCCCGATCGTCACCACCACCTGGGCGCTGTCGCGTCACCGGCCCGAGAAGCGACGCCGTTTCCGGCAGCTCCTCGAAGAGGCCGGGCGCCCGGTCGCCTGGGTGTCGGCGGAGGGGGTGGGCGTGGCTCCGGGCATCCCGACCTTCGGCGACCGGCCCGCCTCGGGCCACAGCATCGTCGGGCTGGCGCTGTTCGGCTCGTCACCGCACTCCGAGGCCCTGGGCCGCTGCTGGTCCCGAGGACGCCTGCTCTCCTGGACGGCCGGCTAA
- a CDS encoding extracellular solute-binding protein, giving the protein MRSVRYTTTVALGIAAALTLTACASSGSSSDDTGSADTGAAKTVPTVKGDGKTLTIWTMNGDYTAETIAAINAEFTKVTGAQVDVQIQEWDGITTKISTALSTSNTPDVLDLGNTQVASFSANGGLVDVTAYKADLAQGRTWLAGLEEPATIDGKLYAVPGFAGARAVLYNKKMWKDAGVDAAPTTYDELTAALDKVKAKNTAKDFSAFYLPGQQWAAGMQWVWDAGAEIATSSDGTWTGGLESPEAIKGLNDFKTFQNTYSSKASQALDTDNPDWNQIFADEKTSAIMTTTGSIAKILETNPKMKSEDIGTFPLPGISGKTQPAMLGGSDWGIAAKSDAVDLALQWTKIAVSPEFQDKWVVGKDGWIPNSTEGIEAAQAGLSDQLKGFFNAALNSKATPGAEQWATIEGDKSINELFSSIATGSKTPEEAAKEFDAHLSETL; this is encoded by the coding sequence ATGCGTTCCGTCCGGTACACCACCACCGTCGCGCTCGGCATTGCCGCCGCTCTGACCCTGACCGCCTGCGCCAGCAGTGGTTCGAGTTCCGACGACACGGGCTCGGCCGACACCGGCGCGGCCAAGACCGTTCCCACCGTGAAGGGCGACGGCAAGACGCTCACCATCTGGACGATGAACGGCGACTACACCGCCGAGACCATCGCGGCGATCAACGCCGAGTTCACCAAGGTCACCGGCGCCCAGGTGGACGTGCAGATCCAGGAGTGGGACGGCATCACCACCAAGATCAGCACGGCACTGTCCACCTCGAACACCCCGGACGTGCTCGACCTGGGCAACACGCAGGTGGCCAGCTTCTCCGCCAACGGCGGCCTGGTCGACGTCACCGCCTACAAGGCCGACCTGGCCCAGGGCCGCACCTGGCTGGCCGGTCTGGAGGAGCCCGCCACCATCGACGGCAAGCTCTACGCCGTCCCGGGCTTCGCCGGCGCCCGCGCCGTTCTCTACAACAAGAAGATGTGGAAGGACGCCGGGGTCGACGCGGCGCCCACCACCTACGACGAGCTCACCGCCGCGCTGGACAAGGTCAAGGCCAAGAACACGGCCAAGGACTTCTCCGCCTTCTACCTGCCCGGCCAGCAGTGGGCCGCCGGCATGCAGTGGGTGTGGGACGCGGGCGCGGAGATCGCCACCAGCTCGGACGGCACGTGGACGGGTGGCCTGGAGAGCCCTGAGGCGATCAAGGGCCTCAACGACTTCAAGACCTTCCAGAACACCTACTCCAGCAAGGCCTCGCAGGCGCTGGACACGGACAACCCGGACTGGAACCAGATCTTCGCCGACGAGAAGACCTCGGCGATCATGACCACCACCGGCAGCATCGCGAAGATCCTCGAGACCAACCCGAAGATGAAGTCCGAGGACATCGGCACCTTCCCGCTGCCGGGTATCTCGGGCAAGACGCAGCCGGCCATGCTCGGTGGCTCGGACTGGGGCATCGCGGCCAAGAGCGACGCCGTCGACCTGGCCCTGCAGTGGACGAAGATCGCGGTCAGCCCCGAGTTCCAGGACAAGTGGGTCGTGGGCAAGGACGGCTGGATCCCGAACAGCACCGAGGGCATCGAGGCCGCTCAGGCCGGTCTGTCCGACCAGCTCAAGGGCTTCTTCAACGCCGCGCTGAACTCCAAGGCCACCCCGGGTGCCGAGCAGTGGGCCACCATCGAGGGTGACAAGAGCATCAACGAGCTGTTCTCCTCCATCGCCACCGGGTCCAAGACGCCCGAGGAGGCCGCCAAGGAGTTCGACGCGCACCTCTCCGAGACGCTGTGA
- a CDS encoding NADPH:quinone oxidoreductase family protein — protein MRAVRVTSTGGPEALEIGEVPEPVAGPGEVLIDVEAAGVNFPDVLLSRDLYQHKPGIPFVLGGEVAGTVREASPDSGFVAGDRVAAATVTGAFAQTVAVPVGMVGPLPGKTGFVTGACLPMNYLTMSFALNTRAGVLPGQTVLVHGAAGGIGTATVQLAKALGARVISVVSTPEKAEFVKELGSDEVVLADGFKDAVLSYTAGAGVDVVVDPVGGDRFTDSLRCLAPLGRLLVVGFTEGSIPTVKVNRLLLNNIDVRGVGWGAFTTKYPQAWRREWDRLMPLLKSGVLEPPVHRIYSLERAAEAIGLLEERAVFGKVVIQP, from the coding sequence GTGCGCGCAGTTCGCGTGACGAGTACGGGCGGCCCCGAGGCGCTGGAGATCGGCGAGGTGCCGGAACCGGTCGCCGGACCGGGCGAGGTCCTGATCGACGTCGAGGCGGCCGGGGTGAACTTTCCCGATGTGCTGCTGAGCCGGGATCTTTACCAGCACAAGCCCGGGATTCCCTTCGTGCTGGGAGGTGAGGTGGCGGGCACCGTGCGGGAGGCGTCCCCCGATTCGGGGTTCGTGGCCGGTGACCGGGTGGCCGCGGCCACCGTGACGGGGGCGTTCGCCCAGACCGTCGCCGTGCCGGTGGGCATGGTCGGGCCGCTGCCGGGCAAGACCGGTTTCGTGACCGGCGCCTGCCTGCCGATGAACTACCTGACCATGTCGTTCGCGCTGAACACCCGGGCCGGCGTGCTGCCGGGCCAGACCGTGCTCGTGCACGGTGCGGCCGGAGGGATCGGCACAGCCACCGTTCAGCTGGCCAAAGCGCTCGGCGCCCGGGTGATCTCGGTCGTCTCGACGCCCGAGAAGGCGGAGTTCGTCAAGGAGCTCGGCTCCGACGAGGTGGTGCTGGCCGACGGCTTCAAGGACGCGGTGCTCTCGTACACGGCGGGCGCGGGGGTGGATGTGGTGGTCGACCCGGTGGGCGGCGACCGGTTCACCGACTCGCTGCGCTGCCTGGCGCCGCTGGGCCGCCTGCTGGTGGTCGGTTTCACCGAGGGCAGCATCCCGACGGTGAAGGTGAACCGGCTGCTGCTGAACAACATCGACGTGCGCGGCGTGGGCTGGGGCGCCTTCACGACGAAGTACCCGCAGGCCTGGCGGCGTGAGTGGGACCGGCTGATGCCCCTGCTGAAGTCGGGTGTGCTGGAACCGCCCGTGCACCGTATCTACTCGCTGGAGCGGGCTGCGGAGGCGATCGGCCTGCTGGAGGAGCGTGCGGTGTTCGGCAAGGTCGTCATCCAGCCCTGA
- a CDS encoding universal stress protein, whose translation MSAEFGRRSCVVAGIDLSASNVEVARRAAREARRRDMPLILVHALGVPPRPAGSSRPANASPELLISTAQWLESIAEPLRAEPDSVHVSTRVIPGRADEVLIAESFTASLMVLGEDRGGVVTAEVGHRGCAPVLVVGPELMPMLAVSRPGRKA comes from the coding sequence ATGTCTGCCGAGTTCGGGAGGCGATCCTGCGTCGTCGCCGGGATCGACCTGTCCGCGTCGAACGTCGAGGTCGCCCGCCGGGCGGCACGCGAGGCGCGACGGCGCGACATGCCACTCATCCTCGTCCACGCCCTGGGCGTACCGCCGCGCCCGGCGGGTTCGTCCCGGCCCGCCAACGCCTCGCCCGAGCTCCTGATCAGCACTGCGCAGTGGCTCGAGTCCATCGCCGAACCCCTGCGCGCCGAACCAGATTCGGTTCACGTCAGCACCCGGGTCATCCCGGGACGGGCCGACGAAGTCCTGATCGCCGAGTCGTTCACCGCTTCCCTCATGGTTCTGGGCGAGGACCGCGGCGGTGTCGTCACGGCCGAGGTCGGGCACCGGGGCTGCGCACCGGTCTTGGTCGTCGGCCCCGAGCTGATGCCGATGCTGGCCGTCAGTCGCCCCGGCCGGAAGGCGTAA
- a CDS encoding zinc-binding alcohol dehydrogenase family protein, translating to MPSNRAAWIPARHRPLEVGPAPYTAPGPGQIVVRNHAVALNPLDWVIQLAGRVAYTWLTYPAVLGADLAGEVVEVGADVTRFQPGDRVLALSVGTDKDADSAAQGAFQHYAVVEERLASPLPPGLSYVDAAVLPLGLSTAACALFQKDHLALPHPTATPQPSGQTVLVWGGSTSVGTNAIQLAVAAGYEVITTASPHNADRLMDLGATRVFDYRSPTVEADIVEAFAGRTFAGALAVGPGSTPACIRIAGKCHGNRLVSMVTAPVTFENGFSLLRTATGMVGGMVSWQGAAWRRGVRLKFVIGSDLKKNEVATAIFRDFLPDALAQGRYQPLPPASTVGSSLEDLQHAMDLQRKGVSATKLVVTLD from the coding sequence ATGCCGTCCAACCGCGCCGCCTGGATCCCCGCCCGTCACCGCCCCTTGGAGGTCGGGCCCGCGCCCTACACCGCCCCCGGGCCGGGCCAGATCGTTGTCCGCAATCACGCCGTCGCCCTCAATCCGCTGGACTGGGTCATCCAGCTGGCCGGCCGGGTGGCCTACACCTGGCTCACCTACCCGGCCGTGCTCGGCGCCGACCTGGCGGGTGAGGTGGTCGAGGTGGGGGCGGACGTGACCCGGTTCCAGCCCGGCGACCGGGTGCTGGCCCTGTCGGTCGGCACCGACAAAGACGCCGACAGCGCTGCCCAGGGTGCGTTCCAGCACTACGCGGTGGTCGAGGAACGGCTGGCCAGCCCCCTGCCGCCGGGCCTGTCCTACGTCGACGCGGCGGTGCTGCCCCTGGGGCTCTCCACCGCGGCCTGCGCGCTCTTCCAGAAAGACCACCTGGCTTTGCCGCACCCGACCGCCACACCGCAGCCTTCGGGTCAGACGGTGCTGGTCTGGGGCGGCTCCACGAGCGTGGGCACCAATGCGATCCAGCTGGCGGTGGCCGCCGGGTACGAGGTGATCACCACCGCCTCACCGCACAACGCCGACCGGCTGATGGATCTGGGTGCGACGCGGGTGTTCGACTACCGCAGCCCGACGGTCGAGGCGGACATCGTCGAGGCCTTCGCCGGTCGTACGTTCGCCGGGGCTCTGGCGGTCGGGCCCGGATCGACCCCGGCCTGCATCCGCATTGCCGGGAAGTGCCACGGCAACCGCTTGGTGTCCATGGTCACGGCGCCCGTGACCTTCGAGAACGGCTTCTCCCTGCTGCGCACGGCGACCGGGATGGTCGGTGGCATGGTGAGCTGGCAGGGCGCCGCCTGGCGCCGTGGGGTGCGGCTGAAATTCGTCATCGGGTCGGACCTCAAGAAGAACGAGGTGGCCACCGCGATCTTCCGGGACTTCCTGCCCGACGCGCTCGCGCAGGGCCGCTACCAGCCGCTGCCACCGGCGTCCACCGTCGGCAGCTCTCTGGAAGATCTGCAGCACGCGATGGATCTGCAGCGCAAGGGTGTCTCCGCCACCAAGCTCGTGGTCACGCTCGACTAG
- a CDS encoding ROK family transcriptional regulator, whose product MSILSGSRGLGALRSRNRRRLLDLLREHGEVSRADLARLTDLSATTVSSLIAELSDEGVVTEAGLDDRRPGRTGRPGRLVQLVGGRGLVVALDIGHDLVRAAVCDLSGAVVSERVWTVDVDADDCLIRIAELVNELADTTAGGRDRVSRLVVAVPGVVETGSGHVVSARMPNWQRLAPGPVLATATGLPTFVENDADLCALGERAFGAALGLNDILHVVASTGIGVGLVLGGRLYRGSNGGAGELGHVQVSEFGDLCRCGNRGCLESQASLDAVLRALRVVHPQARAAPDLARLVAAGDRAAIRAVSDAGTAIGKSVATLCNVLAPQAVVVGGDLAGGGTHLADAVRDAVERYTKPLTADRISVLPAELGHRAAVLGAVVTAVEAELAS is encoded by the coding sequence ATGTCAATCTTGTCCGGCTCCCGGGGGCTGGGAGCGCTGCGCTCCAGGAACCGCCGTCGGCTGCTGGACCTCCTGCGCGAGCACGGTGAGGTCAGCCGCGCCGATCTGGCCCGGCTCACCGACCTTTCGGCGACCACGGTGTCCAGCCTGATCGCCGAGCTCAGCGACGAGGGCGTGGTGACCGAGGCCGGTCTCGACGATCGTCGTCCGGGTCGTACCGGTCGCCCGGGTCGCCTGGTGCAGCTGGTGGGCGGCCGCGGTCTGGTCGTCGCCCTCGACATCGGCCACGACCTGGTGCGGGCTGCCGTCTGTGACCTGTCCGGCGCCGTGGTCTCCGAGCGGGTCTGGACCGTCGACGTGGACGCCGACGACTGCCTGATCCGCATCGCCGAGCTGGTCAACGAACTGGCCGACACCACCGCAGGTGGTCGGGACCGGGTCTCGCGCCTGGTCGTGGCCGTGCCCGGGGTGGTGGAGACGGGCAGCGGGCACGTGGTCTCGGCCCGCATGCCGAACTGGCAGAGACTGGCACCGGGCCCGGTGCTGGCCACCGCCACCGGCCTGCCGACCTTCGTCGAGAACGATGCTGATCTGTGTGCGCTGGGAGAGCGCGCCTTCGGTGCGGCGCTGGGGCTGAACGACATCCTGCACGTCGTGGCGTCGACCGGTATCGGCGTCGGGCTGGTGCTCGGGGGTCGTCTATACCGCGGCAGCAACGGCGGGGCCGGCGAGCTCGGTCACGTGCAGGTCTCGGAGTTCGGCGACCTGTGCCGCTGCGGCAACCGCGGGTGCCTGGAGAGCCAGGCCTCGCTGGACGCCGTGCTGAGGGCCCTGCGGGTGGTGCACCCCCAGGCCCGGGCGGCGCCCGATCTGGCCCGGCTGGTGGCGGCCGGTGACCGGGCGGCGATCCGCGCGGTCAGCGACGCCGGCACCGCCATCGGCAAGTCCGTGGCCACCCTCTGCAACGTGCTCGCCCCGCAGGCCGTCGTGGTCGGCGGCGATCTGGCCGGAGGGGGAACCCATCTGGCCGACGCCGTGCGCGACGCCGTCGAGCGCTACACCAAACCTCTGACTGCGGACCGTATCTCGGTACTACCCGCCGAACTTGGTCATCGCGCTGCCGTTCTGGGCGCTGTGGTCACTGCCGTGGAGGCAGAGCTCGCCTCCTGA